The following coding sequences are from one Musa acuminata AAA Group cultivar baxijiao chromosome BXJ1-6, Cavendish_Baxijiao_AAA, whole genome shotgun sequence window:
- the LOC135677468 gene encoding triacylglycerol lipase 2-like, translating to MGFRCINWRLVIAFVLSMGFQGELAGARGRRQLVQSLEAADDGVCTAVVSPQGYECREYEVKTQDGYILTMHRIPQGRGGGSAGKRQPVLLQHGVLADGMTWLLNPPQQSLAFVLADKGFDVWITHGRGTRWSRRHESLNTSDTAYWAWSWDELASYDLPATVGFVFQQTGQKLHYVGHSMGTLTALSAFSEAKLVDKIKSAALLSPVAYLTSMTTPIGRAAAAAFAGEMLGALGVAEFDPKGAVGTMFLELVCAMPGVKCYDLMASLTGPNCCLNDSTVDMFLKYELQPTSVRTLVHFSQTFRRGVITKYDYGSSTANMAAYGQISPPEYHMSNIPHHLPLMLCYGGGDMLSDVKDVQLLLNDLSNHDADKLVAQLVNEYAHLDFVMGVNAEQVVYDGLIAFFDKHS from the exons ATGGGATTCCGTTGCATTAACTGGCGTCTCGTCATCGCCTTCGTCCTCTCCATGGGCTTCCAGGGCGAGCTGGCTGGAGCTCGCGGACGACGGCAGCTGGTGCAAAGCCTCGAGGCGGCGGATGATGGGGTGTGCACCGCCGTGGTGAGCCCTCAGGGTTACGAGTGCCGAGAATATGAG GTGAAGACGCAAGACGGGTACATACTGACCATGCACAGGATCCcacaaggaagaggaggcggcagCGCGGGCAAGAGGCAGCCTGTGCTGCTCCAACATGGAGTCCTCGCG GACGGGATGACATGGCTACTGAATCCACCTCAACAATCACTGGCTTTCGTACTTGCAGACAAGGGATTCGATGTATGGATTACACACGGCAGGGGCACCAGGTGGAGCCGTCGCCATGAGTCTCTCAATACATCAGACACG GCTTATTGGGCGTGGTCATGGGATGAGTTGGCCAGCTATGATTTGCCTGCTACTGTGGGTTTCGTATTCCAGCAAACTGGGCAGAAGCTGCACTATGTCGGTCACTCCATG GGAACTCTGACAGCTCTATCAGCATTCTCTGAAGCGAAGCTGGTGGATAAGATCAAGTCAGCTGCCCTTTTGAGTCCGGTGGCCTATCTGACTTCCATGACAACTCCGATCGGAAGAGCTGCAGCCGCCGCATTCGCAGGAGAA ATGTTGGGAGCGCTTGGAGTGGCAGAATTTGATCCTAAAGG GGCAGTCGGAACCATGTTTTTGGAGTTGGTCTGCGCTATGCCGGGGGTGAAGTGCTACGACCTTATGGCATCATTAACAG GGCCAAACTGCTGCCTCAATGACTCCACTGTTGACATGTTCTTGAAGTATGAACTCCAGCCTACATCCGTGAGGACACTCGTCCATTTTTCACAGA CATTCAGACGTGGAGTGATAACAAAATACGACTACGGGAGCAGTACGGCCAACATGGCTGCGTATGGGCAGATCAGCCCACCCGAGTACCATATGTCCAACATTCCACACCACCTGCCGCTGATGCTCTGCTACGGCGGCGGGGACATGCTGTCGGACGTGAAGGACGTGCAGCTGCTGTTGAATGATCTCAGCAACCATGACGCCGACAAGCTCGTGGCTCAGCTGGTGAACGAGTACGCACATCTGGACTTCGTGATGGGGGTGAATGCGGAGCAGGTCGTCTACGACGGCCTTATCGCATTCTTCGACAAACACAGTTGA
- the LOC135677470 gene encoding triacylglycerol lipase 2-like — MGFRCFNWRFVIAFVLSMGFQGELAGAHGRRQLVQSLEAADDGVCTAVVSPQGYECREYEVKTQDGYILTMHRIPQGRGGGSAGKRQPVLLQHGVLSDGLTWLLNPPHQSLAFVLADKGFDVWITHGRGTRWSRRHESLNTSDTAYWAWSWDELASYDLPATMGFVFQKTGQKLHYVGHSMGTLTALSAFSEGKLVDKIKSAALLSPVAYLTSMTTTIGRAAASAFAGEMLGALGVAEFDPKGAVGTKFLELVCAMPGVKCYDLMASLTAFRRGVITKYDHGSSTANMAAYGLSSPPEYHMSNIPHHLPLLLSYGGGDMLSDVKDVQLLLNDLSNHDADKLEARLVKEYAHLDFVMGVTAEQVVYDGLIAFFDKHS; from the exons ATGGGATTCCGTTGCTTTAATTGGCGTTTCGTCATCGCCTTCGTCCTCTCCATGGGCTTCCAGGGCGAGCTGGCTGGAGCTCACGGACGACGGCAGCTGGTGCAAAGCCTCGAGGCGGCGGATGATGGGGTGTGCACCGCCGTGGTGAGCCCTCAGGGTTACGAGTGCCGAGAATATGAG GTGAAGACGCAAGACGGGTACATACTGACCATGCACAGGATCCcacaaggaagaggaggcggcagCGCGGGCAAGAGGCAGCCTGTGCTGCTCCAACATGGAGTCCTCTCG GACGGGTTGACATGGCTACTGAATCCACCTCACCAATCACTGGCTTTCGTACTTGCAGACAAGGGATTCGATGTATGGATTACGCACGGCAGGGGCACCAGGTGGAGCCGTCGCCATGAGTCTCTCAATACATCAGACACG GCTTATTGGGCGTGGTCATGGGATGAGTTGGCCAGCTATGATTTGCCTGCTACTATGGGTTTCGTATTCCAGAAAACTGGGCAGAAGCTGCACTATGTCGGTCACTCCATG GGAACTCTGACAGCTCTATCAGCATTCTCTGAAGGGAAGCTGGTGGATAAGATCAAGTCAGCTGCCCTTTTGAGTCCGGTGGCCTATCTGACTTCCATGACAACTACGATCGGAAGAGCTGCAGCCAGCGCATTCGCAGGAGAA ATGTTGGGAGCGCTTGGAGTGGCAGAATTTGATCCTAAAGG GGCAGTCGGAACCAAGTTTTTGGAGTTGGTCTGCGCTATGCCGGGGGTGAAGTGCTACGACCTTATGGCATCATTAACAG CATTCAGACGTGGAGTGATAACAAAATACGACCACGGGAGCAGTACGGCCAACATGGCTGCGTATGGGCTGAGCAGCCCACCCGAGTACCATATGTCCAACATTCCACAccacctgccgctgctgctcaGCTACGGCGGCGGCGACATGCTGTCGGACGTGAAGGACGTGCAGCTGCTGTTGAATGATCTCAGCAACCATGACGCCGACAAGCTCGAGGCTCGGCTGGTGAAGGAGTACGCACATCTGGACTTCGTGATGGGGGTGACTGCCGAGCAGGTCGTCTACGACGGCCTCATCGCATTCTTCGACAAACACAGTTGA
- the LOC135677469 gene encoding triacylglycerol lipase 2-like, with protein MFLELVCAMPGVKCYDLMASLTGPNCCLSDSIVDMYLKYELQPTSVRTLVHFSDIQTWSDNEIRPREQYGQHGCVWAEQPTRVPYVQHSTPPAAAALLRLRGHLSDVKDVHLLLNDLSNHDADKLVAQLVKDYAHLDFVMGVNAELVVYDGLIAFFDKHS; from the exons ATGTTTTTGGAGTTGGTCTGTGCTATGCCGGGGGTGAAGTGCTACGACCTTATGGCATCATTAACAG GGCCAAACTGCTGCCTCAGTGactccattgttgacatgtacttgAAGTATGAACTCCAGCCTACATCCGTGAGGACACTCGTCCATTTTTCAGA CATTCAGACGTGGAGTGATAACGAAATACGACCACGGGAGCAGTACGGCCAACATGGCTGcgtatgggcagagcagcccaccCGAGTACCATATGTCCAACATTCCACAccacctgccgctgctgctctGCTACGGCTGCGGGGACATCTGTCGGACGTGAAGGACGTGCACCTGCTGTTGAATGATCTCAGCAACCATGACGCCGACAAGCTCGTGGCTCAGCTGGTGAAGGACTACGCACATCTGGACTTCGTGATGGGGGTTAATGCCGAGCTGGTCGTCTACGACGGCCTCATCGCATTCTTCGACAAACACAGTTGA